One Legionellales bacterium DNA segment encodes these proteins:
- a CDS encoding MFS transporter, whose amino-acid sequence MRNNKLQAWLAFLSSSLFLFYCFILINLFNINSQKLMNHFAINSVSLGYLSSAFFYANFIFIFPAGILIDRIATRKLILIAMIIAVTTTFTFILTNNYYIAFISRFLSGMAGAFCFLGSIHLASRWFKPQQMGFVLGLLITIAMLGGLMAQAPLNYLGHTWGWRQAIMGIGILGIGFLIFMWVFLHTNPNYHFNRIQENHTKNNPMLFAIKNYHNWAGAIYAAMVNAPIFILGAIWGNLYLTQSQHLSEHNASLITSLLFIGTIVGSPLIGLLSDKIKNRKQPMFICAILAFIVSLFLLSNNHLSIIYLAILFFLFGMIAGAQSLSFTITTELNPSNITGSANSIISAVVVVSGFVFQPLFGSLITYNTHLQFSNNDIHLGMMIFPVLFAIAIFCVFWLKETGAKAYSIQNNEGVLP is encoded by the coding sequence ATGCGTAATAATAAACTCCAAGCTTGGCTAGCCTTCTTATCCAGTTCATTATTTTTATTCTACTGTTTTATATTAATCAACTTATTCAATATAAACAGTCAAAAATTAATGAATCACTTTGCCATTAACTCAGTTTCATTGGGCTATTTATCCTCAGCCTTTTTTTATGCTAATTTCATTTTTATTTTTCCGGCGGGAATTTTGATCGATCGAATCGCCACACGTAAATTAATTTTAATCGCTATGATCATCGCTGTTACGACGACTTTTACCTTTATTCTGACCAATAACTATTACATAGCTTTCATTAGTCGCTTTCTCTCTGGTATGGCTGGGGCATTTTGCTTTCTAGGGAGTATTCATTTAGCCTCACGCTGGTTTAAGCCACAACAAATGGGATTTGTGCTCGGACTATTAATTACAATCGCTATGTTGGGTGGCTTAATGGCGCAAGCACCCTTAAATTATCTCGGCCATACCTGGGGTTGGCGCCAGGCGATAATGGGGATCGGAATACTCGGTATTGGTTTTTTAATTTTTATGTGGGTGTTTCTACATACTAACCCAAATTACCACTTCAATCGCATTCAAGAGAACCATACTAAAAATAATCCCATGCTATTCGCCATAAAAAATTATCACAATTGGGCAGGTGCTATTTATGCGGCCATGGTAAATGCGCCTATTTTTATTTTAGGGGCAATCTGGGGTAATTTATATTTAACTCAATCACAACATTTATCAGAACATAACGCTTCCTTAATTACGTCCTTATTATTTATTGGCACAATCGTTGGATCACCTCTCATCGGTTTATTATCCGATAAAATAAAAAATCGAAAACAACCTATGTTCATTTGTGCCATCCTAGCCTTTATTGTGTCTTTATTCTTATTAAGTAATAACCACTTATCAATAATATATTTAGCCATACTGTTTTTCCTTTTCGGCATGATAGCAGGAGCGCAATCTTTATCCTTTACGATTACAACAGAATTAAACCCCAGCAATATAACAGGCAGCGCTAATAGTATTATTTCGGCTGTAGTTGTCGTAAGCGGATTTGTTTTTCAACCTTTATTCGGTTCGCTTATCACTTATAATACCCATTTACAATTTTCAAATAATGACATTCATTTAGGCATGATGATATTTCCTGTGCTATTTGCGATAGCTATTTTCTGCGTATTTTGGCTTAAAGAAACAGGTGCTAAAGCTTACAGCATTCAAAATAATGAAGGAGTATTGCCATGA